In one window of Bacteroidota bacterium DNA:
- the era gene encoding GTPase Era — protein MAHKAGFVNILGNPNVGKSTLLNALMGEKISSVTRKAQTTRHRIMGIMTGDDYQIVYSDTPGLLKPHYRLHKAMMNAALGAIEDADVILYLVEAGEKNPDLEVINKINESQVPVLLLFNKVDTAAEGVMEETKALWFPLFTKAEALPLSALHGLNVRLVFDKILETLPEHEPYYPDDQISDKPERFFVAEMIRERILLQYKDEVPYSVELEVTSFKEDVDITRIEVTIYVARESQKAIILGNKGTAIKNLGIESRKLIERFLETHVFLGLTVKVSKDWRDSEQALKQFGYES, from the coding sequence ATGGCACATAAAGCCGGATTCGTCAATATACTGGGCAATCCCAATGTAGGGAAATCGACCCTGCTCAATGCCCTGATGGGCGAAAAAATATCTTCGGTAACCCGTAAGGCTCAAACTACAAGACATCGTATCATGGGCATTATGACCGGCGACGATTACCAAATCGTGTATTCGGATACGCCCGGACTGCTCAAGCCGCATTACCGCCTTCATAAGGCCATGATGAATGCCGCCCTGGGCGCCATTGAAGATGCCGATGTGATTCTTTATCTGGTGGAAGCCGGTGAGAAAAACCCCGATCTGGAAGTCATCAATAAAATAAATGAATCGCAGGTGCCTGTGCTGCTGCTGTTCAATAAAGTAGATACCGCTGCCGAAGGAGTGATGGAAGAAACCAAAGCACTGTGGTTCCCGCTGTTTACCAAAGCAGAGGCTTTGCCGCTGAGCGCTCTTCACGGACTCAATGTGCGCCTGGTGTTTGATAAAATTCTGGAAACTCTGCCCGAGCACGAGCCCTATTATCCCGACGACCAGATCAGCGATAAGCCCGAACGCTTTTTCGTTGCGGAGATGATACGCGAGCGCATTCTGCTTCAATACAAAGATGAAGTGCCCTATTCCGTAGAGCTCGAAGTGACCTCATTTAAAGAAGATGTTGATATAACCCGTATTGAAGTTACCATCTATGTTGCCCGTGAATCGCAGAAAGCAATCATTCTGGGGAACAAAGGTACGGCGATAAAAAATCTCGGCATAGAATCGCGTAAGCTGATTGAACGCTTTCTGGAAACACATGTGTTTTTGGGGCTTACGGTAAAAGTGAGCAAAGACTGGCGCGACAGCGAACAGGCGCTGAAACAATTCGGTTACGAATCTTAA
- a CDS encoding GIY-YIG nuclease family protein: protein MFTVYVLFSEIYRKIYIGQTSDLSTRLQYHNELSDDGWTKKYLPWVLLYSESCASRTEALKREKQLKTSRGRAFVWSLIKE, encoded by the coding sequence ATGTTTACGGTGTACGTTTTATTTTCTGAAATCTACAGAAAAATATACATTGGTCAAACCTCTGACCTTTCGACGAGATTACAGTATCATAACGAGTTGAGTGATGATGGCTGGACAAAAAAGTACCTACCCTGGGTTCTGCTGTATTCCGAATCCTGTGCATCACGGACCGAAGCTCTGAAGAGAGAAAAACAATTGAAAACATCGAGAGGCAGAGCTTTCGTTTGGTCATTAATTAAGGAATAA